A segment of the Acidobacteriota bacterium genome:
AGGACCCGACCGAAACTTTCGTCGTCCCGAAACAGAAGGACGCCGTCCCGTTCGTCAATTTCGCTCCGCTGCAGAATGCTCTCGCTAAATTGCAGGACAGCGCGAAGAACTATCAGAAAGCCGCTGGCAAAACGCTCTCGCCCGCTGCTCAAAAAGACCTCGACCGCATCCTGCTCAATACCGAACGCACTCTGACAAATCCAAACGGCCTGCCGCGACGCGATTGGTTCACTCACCAGATCTACGCTCCGGGATTTTACACTGGCTATGGCGTCAAGACTCTGCCGGGCGTCCGCGAGGCAATCGAACAGCGTGACTGGAAAGAAGCAGGCGAGCAAATTCTCATCGTCTCGAAAACACTGGAGAACTTCGCCGCAGAGATCGATAAAGCCGCAAAGCTTTTTTAAGATTTGGAACCGCGAAAGTCCACTAAAGCCCACGAAAAATAGATCGTGCCTTATTTAGTGTTATTTCGTGTAATTTAGTGGTTACTTCTTATGCCTGATGTATTAGTTACAACCGAAGGTGCGATACGCACGCTCACGCTCGATCGGCCTGATAAACGCAATGCGTTGAATGATGCGTTGATTGCGGCGTTGAAGGATGCTTTGCGTGAGGCCGATGCGGACGAATCGCTGTGGGCGATCGTGATTCGAGGGGCGGGGAAGGATTTTTGTTCTGGGGCGGATCTTAGTGCTTTGCAGAAGATCGCGACGGCTTCGTATGAAGAGAATATTGAGGACGCTCGCGGCTTAGCTGAGTTGTTTGCGTTGATCAGGAGCGTTCGGGTGCCGGTCATTGCGGCGGTGCATGGAAGGGCTTTGGCGGGCGGGTGCGGGCTTGCTTTGGGGTGTGATCTGGTTGTTGCGGGTGAATCCGCTAGGTTTGGTTTTCCGGAAGTGAAGATCGGGTTTGTTCCGGCGATGGTGGCGGCGATATTGCGGCGGAATCTTGGGGAAAAGAAGAGCTTCGAGCTGCTCACCCAAGGCTTCGAGTTCACCGCCGCCGAAGCGTTGCAGCTCGGCCTCATCAACCGCGTCGTCCCCGACGACGAACTCGCCGCCGCCGTGATCGACTTCGCCGACGTTTACACAAAAGTCAGCGGCTCCGCCGTCGCGATGACCAAACGCCTCCTCTACGACATCGACGCCGACACCTACCAAACCGCCATCGAAAAAGGCGTCACCGTCAACGCCACCGCCCGCATGACCGACGACTGTCAGAAGGGAATTGCCAAGTTTCTTAAGAAAGATTAACGACGAAACAGTACCAATGTGAACGCAGGTTTTCGTGTCATTTCGTGCAGTTTCATGGTTACGTTCTTACGCTGCGATGATCTCAACCTTTGGCGTGATCAGCGACTTCGGGATCAGGGCCGGGAAGTAGGCCATGATCTCTTCGACTTTGGGGCGGCCGCCGGCGAAGCCTGTGACGGAGGGCGGGCCGGTGAGGATTAGTGGGGCGATCTCTTTTGTGAAGCGTTCGACGTCGGCTTTGTTTTGGCTGCGGACGCCGATGCGGAGTTGGACTTCGGGGATGTCGCGGTCTCGTGCGGGAGAGAGAACCACCCCGTCAGCCGAAGCGGCTGCCACCCCTCCTTCGTAAGGAGGGGAGCCTGACTCGCGGCCTGCGGTCGCAAGAGCGAGGTGGCCGTGGGTGGCGTTGACGCCGACGTATTCGGTTAGGATGACTTCGAATTCGAGGCCTAGGTTTTTTAGGCGTTCGCGGAGGATCTTGTCGGCGGCTTGGGCTTTTTCTAGAGCATCTGGCCATGAATAGACTAATGTGCCGACGGATTTGTAGCCGCCGGTGTAGGCGATGGAGACTTTGTAGAAATCGGTCTTTGGGTGGCCGGTGATGCCGTGGACGCGGACGCGGTTGTCGCCGGCGGGTTCGAGATTGATCGACGCGAAATCGGCGACTACGTCGGGCGTGATGTACTCGTGCGGGTCGCCCATTTCGTAGAGGAGCTGCTCTTTGACAGACTGAATGTTGACGCGGCCGCCGGTGCCTTCGTGTTTGGTGACGATGAAGGTGCCGTCGGGTGAAGCTTCGACGATCGGGAAGCCGATGTTCGCCATGTCGGGGATGTTTTGCCAATCGTACTGGCAGTTGCCGCCGCTCGATTGGGCACCGCATTCGATGATGTGGCCCGCGATCGTGCCGGCCGAGACCTTGTCCCAGTCGTCAAAGCTCCAGCCGAATTCGTGCATCAGCGGTGCGAGCGTCAGGCCCGTATCGGTCAAGCGGCCGCCGACGATGACGTTCGCGCCTTTGCCTAGAGCCTCTACCAACGCTTCGGCACCGAGATAGACGTTGGCGGACTGGACTTTGTCGCGGATCGCGGACAAAGGCGTACCGTCGTCCATGCTGTTGATCGCGACGCCGTCGGCGATAAACTGATCGAGCCGATCGAGAACGTCATCTCCGGTGACGACGCCGATCTTTACTTTGCCTTGCAGGCCGAGCTCGCGCGCGACGTTGGCGATGGCGTTCGCACAGCCTTCAACGTTGACGCCGCCGGCGTTTGAGAGGACCTTGATATCTTTTTCGACGCAATCGGGCAAGATCTCGCGCATTAGTTCGACGAAATCGCGGGCGTAACCGGCCTCGGGATTGCGTGAACGCTGCTTTTGCAGGATCGACATCGTTACCTCGGCCAGATAATCGAGCATCAAGTAATCGATCGGCCCTTTGCGAACCTGATCGACCGGCGCCGTCAATAGATCGCCCCAAAACCCTTGCCCACCTGCAACTCGTACGGTTTGTTTCATGTCTATAATTATTGTTCCGCGAGGGAGCTAGTAAGAGGAACTGTTTCCAAAGCCGCAGGAAGACAGACCGCAAAATAAGAAGGCTGCCATTGCTGACAGCCTTGTTTATTTAGTTAATTCGTTTCGGTTTGCCTACAATGAAGTTGCGTGTCTTAACGTACGTCCATTTACCGCCGCGTTTTACTTTGTGATACGTCCATTTGCCGCCTTTCTTGCCTTTGCGATATACCCATTTACCGCCGACCTTTGTGCGATGGTAAACGGTCTGCGTACCGCGTTTGGTTTTGTGAGCGCCTTTTTTGACCATGCTCACAACGTCTTGCGTCGGAGCCGCTGTGGTCGGGCTTGCCGATACTACTGTTGCTGCCGAGATCGCAAATACAGCGACCATAGCTAATGCAATTATTCTTTTCATTATTTTCTCCCCTTGTGTCCAGTCTTCAAACTATACGCTGCGAACATTCGCATTTATAAATGTAACGATATCTTCGGTCGATGTGCCGGGCAGAAAGACCTCAGACACGCCGATCGACTTGAGCTTCGCGATGTCTTCTTGCGGAACAATGCCGCCAACGAGAATGAGCGTGTCGTCCATTCCGTTTTCATGCAGCAGGTTAACTATACGCGGACAAAGCGTGTTGTGAGCTCCGCTCAAGATCGAGATGCCGACAGCATCAACGTCCTCTTG
Coding sequences within it:
- a CDS encoding cobalamin B12-binding domain-containing protein, producing the protein MSERKIRVLVAKPGLDGHDRGAKVIARALRDAGMEVIYTGLRQTPEMIASAALQEDVDAVGISILSGAHNTLCPRIVNLLHENGMDDTLILVGGIVPQEDIAKLKSIGVSEVFLPGTSTEDIVTFINANVRSV
- a CDS encoding DUF1446 domain-containing protein; this translates as MKQTVRVAGGQGFWGDLLTAPVDQVRKGPIDYLMLDYLAEVTMSILQKQRSRNPEAGYARDFVELMREILPDCVEKDIKVLSNAGGVNVEGCANAIANVARELGLQGKVKIGVVTGDDVLDRLDQFIADGVAINSMDDGTPLSAIRDKVQSANVYLGAEALVEALGKGANVIVGGRLTDTGLTLAPLMHEFGWSFDDWDKVSAGTIAGHIIECGAQSSGGNCQYDWQNIPDMANIGFPIVEASPDGTFIVTKHEGTGGRVNIQSVKEQLLYEMGDPHEYITPDVVADFASINLEPAGDNRVRVHGITGHPKTDFYKVSIAYTGGYKSVGTLVYSWPDALEKAQAADKILRERLKNLGLEFEVILTEYVGVNATHGHLALATAGRESGSPPYEGGVAAASADGVVLSPARDRDIPEVQLRIGVRSQNKADVERFTKEIAPLILTGPPSVTGFAGGRPKVEEIMAYFPALIPKSLITPKVEIIAA
- a CDS encoding enoyl-CoA hydratase/isomerase family protein, with translation MPDVLVTTEGAIRTLTLDRPDKRNALNDALIAALKDALREADADESLWAIVIRGAGKDFCSGADLSALQKIATASYEENIEDARGLAELFALIRSVRVPVIAAVHGRALAGGCGLALGCDLVVAGESARFGFPEVKIGFVPAMVAAILRRNLGEKKSFELLTQGFEFTAAEALQLGLINRVVPDDELAAAVIDFADVYTKVSGSAVAMTKRLLYDIDADTYQTAIEKGVTVNATARMTDDCQKGIAKFLKKD